The following coding sequences lie in one Rutidosis leptorrhynchoides isolate AG116_Rl617_1_P2 chromosome 4, CSIRO_AGI_Rlap_v1, whole genome shotgun sequence genomic window:
- the LOC139841932 gene encoding uncharacterized protein: MDPKLLHIQETTQGLLGTYKLLVSGLWLSVITKKPQPIPMAKTAQTPIPVVDNKNYVYLNELEVGKHAVVKLNAKNNISHHFITLLKEGCVYLLKHFEVIPNREEYRILKDNKMMIQLQGATYLKKHTITATSTFIWHLFDCIEIEDLVPTDDKYLVDFAGHVINVGSPKDQRTGAATLDFDLANERGQKMTVTLWGKLGPDFLEKKPASPAIHCITLTSVFVKKNYFEYKWHAFSSSMDLPGDDEYCSPVRHFPLPKEGTLAELLDMVRKRMNNVLDVFKCQVELTDIRMKNGWYYTTCSICKSKKGKSRKFQGFCRQICNVRLTFELKRFRIEFEVRNATVETVVLLFDKTVEQLTNITAQCLLVELDKDCVAKRPGQPAQHHEGSTVKGKLILQPWYL; encoded by the exons ATGGATCCTAAGCTCCTGCACATCCAAGAAACCACCCAAG GTTTGTTAGGTACCTATAAATTGTTGGTATCTGGTCTATGGTTATCCGTCATTACCAAAAAACCACAACCTATTCCAATGGCTAAAACTGCACAAACACCCATTCCAGTTGTTGACAACAAAAATTATGTATACCTTAATGAACTTGAGGTTGGAAAGCACGCTGTGGTGAAG CTTAATGCAAAAAATAACATCTCACACCATTTCATCACGCTCTTGAAGGAAGGCTGTGTGTATTTACTCAAGCACTTTGAAGTGATACCCAACAGAGAGGAGTACCGTATCTTAAAGGACAACAAAATGATGATACAGTTGCAAGGTGCAACATACTTGAAGAAGCATACGATCACTGCCACATCCACTTTTATCTGGCACCTGTTTGATTGCATTGAAATTGAAGATTTGGTGCCCACCGACGACAAATACTTAGTTG ATTTTGCAGGGCACGTTATAAACGTAGGGTCACCCAAGGATCAGAGGACTGGTGCGGCAACGCTGGATTTTGACCTCGCCAATGAAAG GGGTCAAAAGATGACAGTCACGCTTTGGGGGAAGCTTGGTCCTGATTTCCTCGAGAAGAAACCTGCATCGCCTGCGATACACTGCATCACTTTAACGTCGGTGTTTGTGAAAAAGAACTACTTTG AATACAAATGGCATGCTTTTTCGAGTTCAATGGACCTTCCCGGAGACGACGAATATTGTTCCCCAGTGCGGCATTTCCCATTACCTAAAGAGGGTACCCTCGCTGAGCTGCTGGACATGGTGCGAAAAAGGATGAACAATGTT CTTGATGTTTTCAAATGTCAAGTCGAGCTCACCGATATCCGGATGAAGAATGGTTGGTACTATACTACCTGTAGCATATGCAAGTCAAAGAAGGGCAAATCAAGGAAGTTTCAGGGTTTTTG CAGGCAAATTTGCAATGTACGCCTTACATTTGAACTTAAAAGGTTTAGGATTGAGTTCGAGGTGAGGAATGCGACGGTCGAGACTGTAGTATTGCTGTTTGACAAGACTGTGGAGCAGTTAACAAACATAACAGCACAATGTCTCTTAGTTGAGCTTGATAAG GACTGTGTTGCCAAACGCCCTGGCCAACCTGCTCAACACCACGAAGGTTCTACTGTTAAAGGTAAACTCATTCTACAACCATGGTACCTATGA